One window of the Halobacillus litoralis genome contains the following:
- a CDS encoding Hsp20/alpha crystallin family protein, with translation MDDKRKQLPDLFDQRLHEMVKAVDSFFDESIKQVNQFFQQSSIPVEVIETGTDVTIEAYLPGVQKEQIRIDRFGNQVRIRVENHASKEVTSEDSSFYNKKQAWSQKERIITLPFAVSETSSSASFKNDVLKVMFAKNNSSIKVIDVDN, from the coding sequence ATGGATGATAAACGTAAGCAGCTTCCCGATTTGTTCGATCAACGGCTCCACGAAATGGTAAAGGCGGTAGATTCCTTCTTTGACGAGTCCATCAAGCAAGTCAATCAATTTTTCCAACAGTCAAGCATCCCCGTAGAGGTGATTGAAACTGGAACTGATGTCACTATCGAAGCCTATTTGCCGGGAGTCCAGAAAGAACAAATCAGAATCGACCGTTTCGGAAATCAAGTAAGAATTCGTGTCGAGAACCATGCTTCTAAGGAGGTCACAAGTGAAGATTCCTCCTTTTATAATAAAAAGCAAGCGTGGAGTCAAAAGGAACGAATCATTACATTGCCTTTCGCAGTCTCTGAAACTTCCAGTAGTGCTTCCTTCAAAAATGATGTGCTGAAGGTCATGTTTGCCAAAAATAACTCTTCCATCAAAGTGATTGATGTAGATAACTGA
- a CDS encoding assimilatory sulfite reductase (NADPH) flavoprotein subunit, translating to MQFQVMNSPFSKEQADLLNKLLVTLNEQQKIWLSGYLSAGQAAVLPAQEETTDTGVADQISTRHITILYGSHTGNCQSLAEEYTEKLKGNGFTVQLSSMDDFKTKALKKVEDLLILTSTHGDGDPPDNALSFYDYIHSKRAPELGGVRYSVLALGDSSYEFFCQTGKEIDARLEELGAERIYGRVDCDLDFEEPAEEWWEGVWEQLGSSTDKENSGDPIAPPLPISDKPVYSKSHPFQAEVLENINLNGRGSNKETRHLEIDLEGSQLTYEPGDSLGIYPQNEETLVDELIDEMGWDPELELSVPVTKQGEVRALREALTSHFEITVLSKPLLEKLSTLTSNQKLPELLESRERLNEYVHGRDLLDVVRDYGPWEADEKQFISVLRKIPFRLYSIASSLNANPDEVHLTIGALRYDAHGRKRTGVCSGQCAERTDQGDQLAVFVQKNQNFKLPENKDAPIIMIGAGTGIAPYRSFLEEREEQGNEGKSWLFFGEQHFVSDFLYQVEWQKWLKDDVLSRMDVAFSRDSSEKVYVQHKMYERRKELYEWIEDGAYIYVCGDEKYMAKDVQDTLLEIFKNEGDLSTEEAEAYLAELRQQKRYQRDVY from the coding sequence TTGCAATTCCAGGTAATGAATAGTCCGTTCAGTAAAGAACAGGCTGACCTTTTGAATAAGTTGCTGGTCACCTTGAACGAACAACAAAAAATCTGGTTAAGTGGCTACCTGTCTGCCGGGCAGGCCGCTGTACTACCTGCCCAGGAGGAAACAACAGACACCGGGGTGGCTGACCAGATTTCGACACGCCATATCACTATCCTATACGGTTCTCACACGGGAAATTGCCAATCCTTAGCTGAGGAATATACCGAGAAACTTAAGGGGAATGGGTTTACCGTCCAACTTTCATCCATGGACGATTTTAAAACGAAAGCATTGAAAAAAGTGGAAGATCTATTAATTTTGACTAGTACTCACGGAGATGGCGACCCTCCTGATAACGCCTTATCTTTCTATGATTATATACACAGCAAGCGAGCTCCTGAGTTAGGTGGGGTGCGTTACTCTGTGCTTGCCCTGGGTGATAGCTCTTATGAGTTCTTCTGTCAGACCGGGAAGGAAATTGATGCGAGACTGGAAGAATTGGGAGCTGAGCGCATTTATGGGAGAGTAGACTGTGACTTGGACTTTGAGGAACCTGCTGAAGAATGGTGGGAAGGAGTATGGGAACAGCTTGGCAGCAGTACCGATAAAGAAAACAGTGGGGACCCGATCGCCCCTCCTTTACCTATATCCGATAAACCCGTTTATTCTAAATCCCATCCATTTCAAGCGGAAGTATTAGAAAATATCAATCTTAACGGCAGGGGTTCAAATAAGGAGACCCGCCACTTGGAAATTGATCTGGAAGGTTCACAACTCACTTATGAACCCGGAGATAGTTTAGGGATTTATCCGCAAAATGAAGAAACTTTGGTTGATGAGTTGATCGATGAGATGGGTTGGGATCCAGAGCTAGAGCTCTCAGTTCCAGTGACAAAACAAGGGGAAGTCCGGGCGTTAAGAGAAGCACTTACTTCTCATTTTGAAATTACAGTCCTATCCAAGCCCTTATTAGAAAAACTTTCCACCCTTACTTCAAATCAAAAGTTGCCTGAACTTCTGGAATCAAGAGAAAGACTGAATGAGTATGTGCATGGAAGGGATCTGCTTGACGTGGTCAGAGATTATGGCCCGTGGGAAGCAGATGAGAAACAATTCATAAGTGTATTGCGGAAAATACCTTTTCGCCTTTATTCAATTGCCAGTAGTTTGAATGCGAATCCTGATGAGGTCCATCTCACAATCGGGGCATTACGATATGACGCTCATGGGAGGAAGAGGACTGGTGTATGTTCTGGCCAATGTGCCGAGCGGACTGACCAAGGTGATCAGTTAGCTGTATTTGTACAAAAGAACCAGAACTTCAAGCTTCCGGAAAATAAAGATGCCCCTATCATTATGATCGGCGCCGGTACTGGTATAGCACCTTACCGATCGTTCCTTGAAGAAAGGGAAGAACAAGGGAATGAGGGTAAGTCTTGGTTGTTCTTCGGTGAACAACATTTCGTTTCGGATTTTCTATATCAAGTAGAATGGCAAAAGTGGTTGAAGGATGATGTGCTTTCAAGGATGGATGTCGCATTTTCCAGAGATTCTTCAGAAAAAGTATATGTACAGCACAAAATGTATGAAAGAAGGAAAGAGCTTTACGAATGGATCGAAGACGGAGCATATATTTATGTGTGTGGAGATGAGAAGTATATGGCGAAAGACGTCCAGGATACGCTGCTTGAAATATTTAAAAATGAAGGTGACCTTTCAACGGAAGAAGCGGAAGCCTATTTGGCAGAACTAAGGCAGCAGAAACGTTACCAAAGAGATGTTTATTAA
- a CDS encoding NAD(P)-binding protein → MTPLMINLAERSAVIIGGGKVACKRAETLIDHGAKVTIISPDIIEGLQALYQRNEIQWENKKFEPDDIQGAFIAVIATNDLTENQRITAAAEDVPLLNRADGGEGGNLHFPAHFTRGKLTIAVSTGGASPMLASHLKRNLEVHFPPDYEHYIDFLYECRQLLKRSGFSREVKQDILEKILEDSYQDPAIQRQMLEEIEKAGEEKEFDRIKR, encoded by the coding sequence ATGACACCTCTGATGATAAATTTGGCCGAACGTTCTGCAGTTATCATTGGCGGTGGAAAAGTAGCCTGTAAGCGAGCGGAAACGCTCATTGATCATGGAGCAAAGGTGACGATCATCAGTCCTGACATCATAGAGGGTTTGCAAGCTTTATACCAACGTAATGAAATTCAATGGGAAAACAAAAAATTTGAACCTGACGATATTCAAGGAGCCTTTATTGCTGTCATCGCTACAAATGATCTGACAGAAAATCAAAGAATCACTGCGGCGGCGGAGGACGTGCCTCTTCTTAATAGAGCAGATGGCGGGGAAGGCGGAAACCTTCATTTTCCCGCTCATTTCACGAGAGGAAAATTAACGATTGCCGTATCTACAGGTGGGGCAAGTCCCATGCTTGCTTCGCACCTGAAAAGAAATTTAGAGGTGCATTTTCCCCCTGACTATGAACATTATATAGATTTCTTATATGAATGCAGGCAACTATTGAAACGGTCTGGTTTCTCAAGAGAAGTAAAGCAAGACATCCTTGAAAAAATATTAGAGGACAGCTACCAGGACCCTGCGATCCAACGACAAATGTTAGAGGAGATAGAAAAGGCTGGAGAGGAGAAGGAATTTGACAGGATTAAAAGGTAA
- a CDS encoding sirohydrochlorin chelatase — MKAVLYVSHGSRRKEATDEALHFLQNVHQQIGVPLHHICFLELAHPDFHEGIERLVRKGATKVAVLPVLLLSAGHYFKDIPEKIERAEARFPHIEFSYGEPLGVQERIVDVLVDRIQQTGAVIDTETNVLLVGRGSRHPDTKTSIERIARLLKEKTGAPSVEVCYLAALSPSFEEGLKESVNHNEKTIVVPYLWFTGVLIESIKQKINEFTADGYEIYQASYLDTHPNMVRAAADRVHEALGHIREQSDSGVSQ; from the coding sequence ATGAAAGCTGTGTTATATGTCAGCCATGGAAGCAGGAGAAAAGAAGCGACAGATGAAGCTCTCCACTTTCTTCAAAACGTCCATCAACAGATAGGAGTACCGCTTCATCACATTTGTTTCTTAGAACTTGCGCACCCGGATTTTCATGAAGGAATTGAACGGTTAGTGCGAAAAGGAGCGACAAAGGTAGCTGTTTTACCGGTGTTATTATTAAGCGCTGGTCACTATTTTAAAGACATTCCTGAAAAAATAGAGAGAGCGGAAGCCCGGTTTCCTCATATTGAATTCTCTTACGGCGAGCCGCTCGGTGTCCAAGAAAGAATTGTAGATGTGCTGGTGGATCGTATCCAACAAACGGGTGCAGTGATCGATACCGAGACAAATGTTCTTCTTGTAGGAAGGGGTAGCAGGCACCCCGATACGAAAACGTCAATTGAAAGGATTGCTCGTTTACTTAAGGAAAAAACAGGAGCACCTAGCGTCGAGGTCTGTTATTTAGCAGCTCTGTCGCCAAGTTTTGAGGAAGGTCTCAAAGAATCTGTAAATCACAATGAAAAAACCATCGTCGTTCCTTACTTATGGTTTACAGGGGTATTAATAGAGTCGATCAAGCAGAAAATAAATGAATTTACAGCAGATGGGTATGAAATCTATCAAGCTTCCTATCTCGACACTCACCCGAACATGGTACGGGCAGCTGCTGATCGAGTCCATGAAGCGCTCGGGCATATAAGAGAGCAGAGTGATTCGGGGGTCAGTCAATAA
- the sdaAA gene encoding L-serine ammonia-lyase, iron-sulfur-dependent, subunit alpha, whose amino-acid sequence MFRNVAELVELAESENIQISEVMIRQEMEVKQLTREEVFQNMERNLDVMEKAVEDGLKGVKSHSGLTGGDAVLIQDYMKNHKPLSGNLLMDAVSKAVATNEVNAAMGTICATPTAGSAGCVPGTLFAVKNQLNPTREQMVDYLFTSGAFGFVVANNASISGAAGGCQAEVGSAAGMASAAIVEMAGGTPSQSAEAMAITLKNMLGLICDPVAGLVEVPCVKRNAMGASNAIVAADMALAGVTSRIPCDEVIDAMYKVGQRMPSAFRETAQGGLAATPTGRELEAKVYGISLKKE is encoded by the coding sequence ATGTTTCGAAATGTAGCAGAACTCGTAGAGCTTGCAGAAAGTGAAAATATTCAAATCTCAGAAGTGATGATCCGTCAAGAGATGGAGGTCAAACAACTGACGAGAGAAGAAGTGTTTCAAAATATGGAAAGAAACCTTGATGTAATGGAAAAAGCAGTAGAGGATGGATTGAAAGGGGTCAAATCCCATAGTGGATTGACTGGTGGCGATGCAGTTTTAATCCAGGATTATATGAAAAACCACAAGCCGTTATCTGGTAATCTTTTAATGGATGCTGTCAGTAAAGCTGTGGCGACCAATGAGGTGAACGCAGCTATGGGCACCATTTGTGCGACACCGACGGCAGGGAGTGCCGGTTGTGTGCCTGGAACACTTTTCGCAGTGAAAAACCAGTTGAACCCGACACGGGAACAAATGGTCGATTACTTATTCACCTCAGGCGCATTTGGTTTTGTCGTAGCTAACAATGCTTCGATCTCGGGTGCGGCAGGAGGCTGCCAGGCAGAAGTTGGATCCGCGGCAGGAATGGCATCAGCCGCTATCGTCGAAATGGCTGGTGGAACGCCGTCTCAATCAGCAGAAGCGATGGCGATAACATTAAAAAATATGCTTGGTTTGATTTGCGACCCTGTGGCAGGTCTTGTAGAAGTTCCTTGTGTGAAACGGAATGCTATGGGAGCATCGAATGCGATTGTCGCTGCGGATATGGCACTGGCTGGAGTCACTAGCCGTATTCCTTGCGATGAAGTCATAGATGCGATGTACAAAGTCGGCCAACGTATGCCGTCCGCTTTCCGGGAAACGGCCCAGGGAGGACTGGCAGCTACACCTACTGGAAGAGAATTAGAAGCGAAAGTGTATGGAATCTCGTTGAAGAAAGAGTGA
- a CDS encoding uroporphyrinogen-III synthase → MTGLKGKKVGIAADRSADSISNLVVNMGGIPAVYPIQGTKRLNEDTCKQNVGDYLKETFDWVILTTGIGARTLADNAETHGFHDSLINKLSGEPLAIRGSKTLDWLKENGLSPSVIADDGTMNNLFERLIMVDKDVKGRVFLQAYNQDDAYLKQFLEKRGYSVYLSRPYVFEAPVPDVLQELKEEITSSKMDAVIFTSKTQVLNLFSNAAEHGGLVEAFNTDVLAVAVGKVTAKELESQGIDNVLQPKRQKMGAMVVTLDRYFNPQA, encoded by the coding sequence TTGACAGGATTAAAAGGTAAAAAGGTCGGAATTGCAGCAGATCGAAGTGCTGATTCTATTTCGAACCTCGTGGTCAACATGGGTGGAATTCCCGCTGTTTATCCTATCCAGGGCACCAAGAGGTTGAATGAAGACACTTGTAAGCAAAATGTGGGAGATTACTTGAAGGAAACATTCGACTGGGTCATTTTAACGACAGGAATCGGAGCAAGAACGTTAGCCGATAATGCTGAAACACACGGATTCCATGATTCATTAATAAATAAATTAAGTGGAGAACCACTTGCTATAAGAGGTTCTAAAACTTTGGACTGGTTAAAGGAAAATGGTTTAAGTCCCTCTGTAATTGCAGATGACGGAACAATGAATAACTTATTTGAGCGTTTAATAATGGTCGATAAAGATGTTAAAGGGAGGGTATTCCTCCAAGCCTACAACCAGGATGATGCATATCTTAAGCAGTTTCTCGAGAAGCGGGGTTATTCCGTCTACTTATCACGGCCCTATGTATTCGAGGCTCCAGTTCCGGATGTGTTGCAGGAGCTTAAAGAAGAAATTACCTCTTCAAAAATGGATGCAGTGATTTTTACAAGTAAGACTCAAGTGCTCAACCTTTTTTCAAATGCAGCAGAACATGGGGGATTAGTGGAAGCATTCAATACTGATGTTCTCGCTGTGGCTGTTGGTAAAGTGACAGCAAAAGAGCTGGAAAGCCAGGGTATCGATAATGTGCTTCAACCAAAAAGGCAGAAAATGGGGGCGATGGTCGTTACGCTTGATCGATATTTTAATCCCCAGGCTTAA
- the cobA gene encoding uroporphyrinogen-III C-methyltransferase: MSKVYIVGAGPGDYDLITLKGLKTIQQADVILYDRLINEELLNEAGENTEMVFCGKRPDHHALSQKTINHLLCKYALQGKTVTRLKGGDPFVFGRGGEEAEELARKNIPFEIVPGISSGVAAPAYAGIPVTHREYSSSVAFISGVSKLGEDEEEYWEHVVKSMDTLCIYMGVKKLPDICDRLLKYGREADTPIALVQWGTTEQQKTVTGTLTTIVEKARHIENPSMIVVGDVVKLREKLQWFEPYAVEETAAIESVVG, translated from the coding sequence GACCTGGAGATTACGATTTAATCACTTTAAAAGGATTAAAAACAATCCAACAGGCAGATGTCATTTTGTATGACCGTTTGATAAACGAAGAGCTACTGAATGAAGCAGGAGAAAATACCGAAATGGTTTTTTGCGGTAAGCGGCCGGATCATCACGCATTATCCCAAAAGACCATCAATCATCTATTATGCAAATACGCTCTTCAAGGCAAAACAGTTACACGCTTAAAAGGCGGTGATCCCTTTGTCTTCGGACGGGGAGGAGAAGAGGCGGAAGAATTGGCACGCAAAAACATTCCCTTTGAAATCGTCCCTGGAATTTCGTCCGGGGTCGCCGCCCCCGCCTATGCAGGAATTCCTGTGACTCACAGGGAGTACAGCTCTTCAGTCGCTTTCATTTCAGGTGTCAGCAAGCTTGGAGAAGATGAAGAAGAATATTGGGAACACGTCGTTAAAAGTATGGATACCCTGTGTATTTATATGGGGGTGAAGAAATTACCCGACATCTGTGATCGCCTCCTGAAATATGGTCGGGAAGCAGATACACCCATCGCCCTTGTGCAATGGGGAACGACAGAGCAGCAAAAAACGGTTACAGGAACTCTGACGACGATCGTGGAAAAAGCTCGGCACATCGAGAATCCATCAATGATTGTTGTGGGAGATGTAGTAAAACTCAGAGAAAAACTGCAGTGGTTTGAACCTTATGCTGTAGAAGAAACGGCAGCCATCGAGTCCGTTGTAGGGTAG
- the sdaAB gene encoding L-serine ammonia-lyase, iron-sulfur-dependent subunit beta, translated as MKYRSVFDIIGPVMIGPSSSHTAGAARIGRAARHLFGREPKYAHIHLYGSFAKTYKGHGTDVAIIGGLLDYETYDQRISDSLVTARKNGMKIRFHEEDAHTDHPNTAKVKIGDDDGELELVGISIGGGKAEITELNGFELRLSGSHPAILLIHNDRYGAIASATTILAKNEINIGRMEVSRKAQGEQALMVIEVDQNIDDSVLDELERADHITQVAKISD; from the coding sequence ATGAAATATCGTTCAGTATTCGATATCATCGGTCCAGTCATGATCGGACCTTCAAGTTCACATACAGCCGGAGCAGCCCGGATAGGCAGGGCTGCCCGTCATCTTTTCGGTAGAGAACCCAAGTATGCACATATACACTTGTATGGTTCTTTTGCGAAAACATATAAAGGTCATGGAACAGACGTGGCTATCATCGGTGGGTTACTGGATTATGAAACCTATGATCAGAGAATCAGCGACTCACTTGTTACGGCCAGGAAAAACGGTATGAAAATCCGTTTCCATGAAGAAGATGCACATACGGATCATCCGAACACAGCTAAAGTTAAAATCGGCGATGATGATGGCGAGCTGGAACTTGTCGGTATTTCCATCGGTGGCGGGAAAGCGGAAATCACCGAGTTGAATGGATTTGAACTCCGTTTGTCAGGCAGCCATCCAGCCATTTTACTGATTCATAATGACCGTTATGGGGCGATTGCTTCAGCTACTACGATCTTAGCAAAAAACGAAATTAATATCGGCCGGATGGAAGTGTCCAGAAAAGCTCAAGGAGAGCAGGCGTTGATGGTTATTGAGGTCGATCAAAACATCGATGATTCAGTTTTGGATGAATTAGAACGTGCCGATCATATCACCCAGGTAGCAAAAATTTCAGACTGA
- the cysI gene encoding assimilatory sulfite reductase (NADPH) hemoprotein subunit: MSDNKTIQPQGPPDEMERIKKESRYLRGNLVESFQDPITASIPEEDTKLLKFHGSYMQDDRDLRQERKQKKLEPAYQFMIRVRLPGGVATPKQWLTMDELADQYGNETLKLTTRQTFQMHGILKWNMKKSIQAMDAALMDTIAACGDVNRNVMCNSNPNQSALHAEVYDWAKKVSDHLLPRTNAYHEIWLDEEKLVDGKEDEPIYGPVYLPRKFKIGIAVPPSNDVDVFSQDLGFIAIVKGGELLGFNVAVGGGMGMTHGDTATYPQLARVIGFCPVERTVDVAEKILTIQRDYGNRSNRKNARFKYTIDRFGMEWIREELNDRLGWSLEDAKDYHFESNGDRYGWMKGEDGHWHHTFFIQNGRIKDSENYRLKEGLRKIAETNTGEFRLTPNQNVTLSMIPEEKKAEIEGIIDEYELMDGEHNSAIRRNSMACVALPTCGLAMAESERYLPSLIDKLEEILDEAGLVEDEIIIRMSGCPNGCSRPALGEIGFIGKAPGKYNMYLGAGFAGERLNKLYRENIGEEEILKELKPMLFHYAQDREDQEKFGDFVIRAGYIEAVHDGQDFHS, from the coding sequence ATGTCTGATAATAAAACGATCCAGCCTCAAGGACCTCCAGATGAAATGGAGCGTATCAAAAAGGAAAGCCGCTACTTGAGGGGGAATTTAGTAGAGAGTTTTCAAGATCCGATTACGGCTAGTATCCCAGAGGAAGATACAAAGCTCTTAAAGTTCCACGGCAGCTATATGCAGGACGACAGGGATCTGCGACAGGAGAGAAAACAAAAAAAACTGGAACCAGCGTATCAGTTTATGATTCGTGTCCGTTTGCCTGGAGGGGTTGCTACTCCGAAACAGTGGTTGACCATGGATGAATTGGCTGATCAGTATGGGAATGAGACCTTGAAATTAACAACAAGACAAACCTTCCAGATGCACGGAATTTTGAAATGGAATATGAAAAAAAGCATTCAGGCGATGGACGCTGCCTTGATGGACACGATTGCTGCTTGTGGTGATGTGAACCGGAATGTCATGTGCAACTCAAATCCGAATCAGTCCGCCCTTCACGCAGAAGTTTATGATTGGGCGAAAAAAGTGAGTGACCATTTATTACCAAGAACAAATGCCTATCACGAAATTTGGCTGGATGAAGAAAAGCTTGTAGATGGAAAAGAAGATGAACCGATCTATGGTCCTGTATATTTGCCGAGAAAATTCAAAATCGGCATAGCCGTTCCCCCATCGAACGATGTGGACGTCTTTTCACAAGATTTAGGGTTCATTGCGATTGTAAAAGGTGGGGAATTACTAGGGTTTAATGTGGCTGTTGGAGGCGGCATGGGGATGACCCATGGAGATACTGCCACATACCCTCAACTCGCACGAGTCATCGGTTTTTGTCCAGTAGAGCGGACAGTGGATGTCGCAGAAAAAATCCTGACCATCCAACGCGATTATGGAAATCGCTCTAACCGCAAAAATGCGCGTTTCAAATACACGATTGACCGTTTTGGGATGGAGTGGATTCGCGAAGAGTTGAACGACCGACTTGGCTGGAGCCTGGAAGATGCGAAAGACTACCACTTTGAGAGTAATGGGGATCGTTATGGATGGATGAAAGGAGAAGATGGTCATTGGCATCATACCTTTTTCATTCAAAATGGCCGGATCAAGGACTCAGAGAATTATCGCTTGAAAGAGGGGTTACGTAAAATAGCGGAAACGAATACAGGGGAATTCCGTTTGACTCCGAATCAAAATGTAACTCTTTCTATGATACCAGAAGAGAAGAAAGCAGAAATCGAAGGCATCATAGACGAATATGAACTCATGGATGGTGAACACAATTCAGCAATAAGAAGGAACTCTATGGCTTGTGTGGCATTGCCGACTTGCGGATTAGCGATGGCAGAATCAGAAAGGTACCTTCCATCATTAATCGACAAATTGGAGGAAATTCTTGATGAAGCAGGGCTGGTAGAGGATGAGATCATTATCCGGATGTCAGGGTGTCCGAATGGCTGCTCACGGCCTGCATTAGGTGAGATCGGCTTTATTGGAAAAGCGCCAGGTAAATATAATATGTACTTGGGGGCAGGCTTTGCTGGGGAGCGACTGAATAAATTATATCGTGAAAACATCGGAGAAGAAGAGATCTTAAAGGAATTGAAGCCGATGTTGTTCCACTATGCTCAGGATCGGGAAGATCAAGAGAAATTCGGAGACTTTGTGATTCGAGCGGGCTACATTGAAGCTGTTCATGACGGGCAAGATTTCCACAGTTAA
- a CDS encoding NCS2 family permease — MLNQQNKQVSWKKEGLAGLIGYFTTVYIVAVNSQILESAGLPLESGMVATILASALGCLIMAIYANAPMVLIPGMGVNALFAFSIVEGSGMGFQEGLAVVLVASLLFLATAFTRLGDWLKHAIPSSLKHAITVGLGLFLTLIGLEKGGLVVRGEHSLITLGNPSSAIVITSILTLFIGIFLFTRNVPGNFLVTMVAGTIIAHFTGLLGERGEMIELQEQTWVFMPDFSSIGQFGFWMAVFPLAIVLIFENMGLIHGQLNMLDQEEKFKRSYQASAFSALTTGFLGTSPTVSSAESAAVIASGGKSGRAALTMSVLFLVTLLFIPWISMVPSTAIAPILIIVGALMVQNIKEIPLDQLSEAMPAFLIIVMIPFTYSIADGMAFGFIAYPIVKFAIGKQRELSTPVVLIAMVFLIEFIMRSLGH, encoded by the coding sequence ATGCTCAATCAGCAAAATAAACAGGTGAGCTGGAAGAAAGAAGGATTGGCCGGATTGATCGGTTATTTCACGACGGTATATATCGTCGCCGTCAACAGCCAAATCCTCGAAAGTGCCGGATTGCCGCTTGAGAGCGGTATGGTGGCTACTATTCTTGCCAGTGCACTAGGCTGTTTGATCATGGCCATATACGCAAATGCGCCTATGGTTCTCATTCCCGGAATGGGTGTCAATGCTCTGTTTGCTTTTTCAATCGTTGAAGGGAGTGGCATGGGTTTTCAAGAAGGACTTGCTGTAGTGCTCGTCGCTTCATTGCTATTCTTAGCCACTGCCTTTACTAGACTTGGAGATTGGTTGAAACATGCGATACCGTCATCTTTGAAACATGCCATCACGGTCGGTCTCGGATTGTTCCTGACTTTAATCGGTCTGGAAAAAGGCGGTCTTGTCGTAAGAGGAGAACATTCTTTGATTACACTTGGCAACCCTTCGTCAGCTATCGTCATTACTAGTATCCTGACGTTATTCATAGGTATTTTCTTATTTACCAGGAATGTGCCGGGAAACTTTTTAGTAACGATGGTTGCAGGGACGATTATTGCTCATTTCACCGGCCTTCTAGGTGAACGTGGCGAAATGATTGAACTTCAAGAGCAAACATGGGTATTCATGCCCGACTTCAGCAGTATTGGACAATTCGGCTTTTGGATGGCTGTTTTCCCACTTGCGATCGTGCTTATTTTTGAAAACATGGGCTTGATCCACGGACAGTTGAACATGCTTGATCAGGAAGAAAAATTCAAACGTTCATATCAAGCGTCCGCTTTTTCTGCATTGACTACAGGATTCCTCGGCACTTCTCCCACGGTTTCTTCAGCAGAAAGTGCAGCGGTCATCGCATCAGGCGGAAAGTCAGGCAGAGCCGCTTTGACTATGAGTGTTCTATTTTTGGTTACGTTACTGTTCATCCCCTGGATTTCTATGGTCCCATCTACAGCAATTGCCCCGATTTTGATCATCGTCGGAGCGTTGATGGTCCAGAACATCAAGGAGATCCCATTGGACCAACTGTCTGAAGCAATGCCAGCGTTTTTGATCATCGTGATGATTCCTTTCACGTATTCTATTGCGGACGGGATGGCTTTCGGCTTCATCGCCTATCCGATCGTCAAATTCGCTATCGGGAAACAAAGAGAACTATCAACGCCTGTCGTTCTTATCGCCATGGTCTTTCTCATTGAATTTATCATGCGCTCGCTTGGACATTAA